A window of the Rhineura floridana isolate rRhiFlo1 chromosome 13, rRhiFlo1.hap2, whole genome shotgun sequence genome harbors these coding sequences:
- the ZDHHC7 gene encoding palmitoyltransferase ZDHHC7, with the protein MQSTGHRFRDVEHHPLLAENDSYDSSSSESDMADRVWFIRDGCGMVCAVMTWLLVVYADFVVTFVILLPSKDFWYSLINGALFNCLAVLALSSHLRTMLTDPGAVPKGNATKEYMESLQLKPGEVIYKCPKCCSIKPERTHHCSICKRCIRKMDHHCPWVNNCVGERNQRFFVLFTMYIALISTHALILCGFQFFFCVRGQWIECSDFSPPVTVILLIFLCLEGFLFLTFTAVMFGTQIHSICNDETEIERLKSEKPTWERRLRWEGMKSVFGGQPSLLWINPFAGFRVRRLMLRAKKGAPEFSV; encoded by the exons ATGCAGTCAACTGGGCACAGGTTCCGCGATGTCGAGCATCACCCGCTACTTGCCGAAAATGACAGCTATGATTCATCGTCATCGGAGTCTGACATGGCTGACCGAGTCTGGTTCATCCGTGACGGCTGTGGGATGGTCTGTGCAGTGATGACTTGGCTCCTCGTTGTCTATGCAGATTTTGTGGTGACGTTTGTCATTCTGCTGCCTTCCAAGGACTTCTGGTACTCCCTCATCAACGGGGCCCTCTTCAACTGCTTGGCGGTGCTCGCCTTGTCCTCCCACCTGAGAACGATGCTGACTGATCCT GGGGCTGTTCCCAAAGGAAACGCCACGAAAGAATACATGGAGAGTTTGCAGTTGAAACCAGGCGAGGTGATCTACAAGTGCCCAAAGTGCTGCAGCATTAAACCGGAACGCACCCACCATTGCAG TATTTGCAAGCGGTGTATTCGGAAGATGGATCATCACTGCCCGTGGGTCAATAACTGCGTGGGGGAAAGAAACCAGAGGTTTTTTGTGCTGTTTACT ATGTACATAGCTCTAATTTCAACTCATGCTCTCATCTTATGTGGGTTTCAGTTCTTCTTCTGTGTCCGAGGACAGTGGATTG AATGCAGTGACTTCTCCCCGCCCGTGACTGTGATCCTGCTGATCTTCTTGTGCCTTGAGGGTTTTCTGTTTCTTACGTTCACTGCAGTAATGTTTGGCACCCAGATCCACTCCATATGCAATGATGAAACG GAGATTGAAAGGCTGAAGAGTGAGAAACCCACTTGGGAACGAAGGCTACGCTGGGAAGGAATGAAATCTGTCTTTGGGGGCCAACCTTCTCTGCTGTGGATAAATCCTTTTGCTGGATTTCGAGTCAGACGGCTTATGCTAAGAGCCAAGAAAGGAGCTCCTGAGTTTTCTGTCTGA